The stretch of DNA CCGCTAGCGTGTAAGCGCTAATCCGCTACCTCTTCTGAGGCGCCCCGTTGGCATCTGGCCGGCGGGGCGTTTTTGTGTTGGTGCTGGCGCAGTTATCAGCAATTTCGTACTTGCACCACAACACTGCCCTTCGCTCCCGCTGGGAGTGCGGGCCCGTTTACTGAGCAATTACCATTCATGAAAAAACTTGCTTCTAATCTCACCTTTCAGGTTCTCACGGCCATTGCGCTAGGGGTGCTGGTGGGCACACTGTTTCCGGAGTTCGGGGCGTCTCTCAAACCCATCGGCGACACGTTTATTAACCTGATCAAAATGCTCATTGCTCCCATCATCTTCCTAACGGTGGTATTGGGTATTGGGGGCATGGGCGACATGAAAAAGGTAGGCCGCGTGGGCGGTAAGGCGCTGCTCTACTTTGAAATAGTCACAACGCTAGCCCTGGTTATCGGCATTACGGCGGCCAACTTGGCCAAACCCGGCGTGGGCATTGATGCCCGCACCTCAGTAGCTACGCAAAGCGCGGCTCAAGCCGCGGAGGCCGCTAAGTACACCACCCAGGCTGCCAGTGGTGAAGGCATGAACTGGATTGAGTTTGTGACGCACATTGTGCCTCACAGCGTGGTAGGGGCCTTTGCCGAGGGCGAGGTGCTGCAAGTGCTGCTGTTTGCCGTGTTGTTTGGCGTGGCCGTGGGTCGCATACCCTCTGAGTATGGGCAGCCGCTGATGAAGACCTTCGACCGGCTTTCGCACGCTATGTTCGGGGTACTAGCCCTGGTAATGAAGCTGGCACCCCTTGGGGCTTTCGGGGGCATGGCCTTTACCATTGGCAAGTACGGGCTGCATACGCTGCTGCCGTTGGGCAAGCTCATGCTGGTAGTTTACCTAACCATGTTCCTGTTTGTGTTTGGGGTGCTCAACGCCATTATGCGCTATTACGGACTAAGTCTATGGCGCTACCTGGGCTTTATTAAGGAGGAGATTCTGCTGGTACTGGGCACGTCGTCGTCGGAGTCGGCGCTGCCGCGTATGATTGATAAGCTGGAGCGCTACGGCTGCTCCCGCTCGGTGGCGGGCCTGGTGATACCCACTGGCTACTCCTTCAACCTCGATGGCACTTCTATTTACCTTTCCATTGCGGTCATTTTTTTGGCCCAGGCCTTCAACATTAGCTTGTCGCTCGGCCAGGAGCTTTCGCTCATCGGTATCCTGATGCTAACAAGCAAGGGCGCGGCAGGCGTTACGGGCTCGGGGTTCATTGTGCTGGCCTCTACCCTGGCCGCTACCCGCATTATTCCCGTGGAAGGCGTGGCTCTGCTATTGGGCGTAGACCGCTTTATGAGCGAGGCACGGGCCATTACCAACGTCATCGGCAACGGCGTGGCCACGCTGGTCATTGCCAAGAGCGAAAACGAGTTCGATGAAGCCAAGCACCAGCTAGCTCTGGCCGGCCACGATGTGCCCCCAGAGCTGGAGCCCGAGCCAGCTTCTTTACTACCTAAGGTGGAGAAGCCCGTGGAAGAGAGGGGTTAGGCAGAGTGGCCTAGAGTTTTCCTGGAACGAAATCTACACAACGTCATGTCAAGCTTGTCGAGACATCTCGCTCGAATCGTTGGAGCTTCCCCAGCCCCACTACATGGAGAAAGGAAGTGCATACCATTGCAGCGTCAGCACGCATTGACGTGCGAGAGTAAGACGTTCTAGGCCAGTCAACCACCCCCAACCCCTCCTCAACTAAGGAGGGGAGCTTTCGTTCTGTAGGCCACTCTCCTATTTACCCTTGGCCAGCGCGGGCACCGCTAGGCTATTAAGATACTCCTCTAGCATGGGGTAGCCGCTAGCGGCGAGCTTGCTGCGGTCGGTGGCGTCTTTGGGGTTGAGGCCGTGGCTTTTCTCCCAGGCGTCGGGCATGCCGTCGTGGTCGGTATCAGTGGGGGCTGGGGCTGACTTCAGTTCCGGCCACGCTTTCTGCGACACGCTGTAGGGTGTGCCGTGCGGGTAGCCGCCCTGCACATCGATAATGCGGCCGGTGCGCGTAACCACATTGCGGATGATGCGCTGGTCTAAGGTGTCGCGCCGGGGCATGGTGGCGCCTACTTGCTGCAGCACCAGGGCATAGGCCTCTTGGGCGGTTTGCGTGGTTACGGGGCCTAGCTCGAAGGGCTTCTCCGCTTTAGCCTGCGCCGTATCGGCGGCGGTGCCACCGTTCATGGTTACTCCGCGCCAGTTGTGGCGGGTTACTTCGGCGCTGGCGTCTACGTAGTTGCCGGCGAGGTAGAACTTACCGTAGGGCAGTGGGTTGGGGCCTTTCTCCAGCTTATAGGGGTTGAGCACCCGGGCCCGAACATTCTCCTTAGTAGAGGGGCCGTACTTGTAGTAGTTGTTGACGATGTTGTAGTTACCACCCTCGCCCGCGTAGGCGTTGTTCTCGCCCCAGTTGTACAGCACGTTGTTGCGGAAGTCCACATTCTCGAAGCCGGCGGGGTGCGTGTACCGGCTGCCATTGAAGCGGGGCGTGCGGTTTTTGCAGCTCGCAAATAGGTTGTGGTGCATAGTGGCGTGCTGCCCACCCCAAATACCCCCGAACCCGTGCTGCTCAAAGTCCGTGTCGCCCTTCTCGAAGTGATACGAGTAGTTGAGCGGCTCACTAATGAGGTTCCACTGCAAGGTGGTGCTGTCACCTTCGTACACAGAAAGGGCCTCGTCGGTGCTCCAGCTCATGGAGCAGTGGTCGATGATGAGGCGGTTGTTGCGGATGCCCCCGAAAGCATCGTCGCCGCCGGCGCCGTCAACCTGACCCTGGTTCTGGTTTTTGTCGCCCATGCGGAAGCGCAGGAACCGCACCACCACATTGTTGGCCTTTACGCTCACGGGATAATCGGCGAGGCAAATACCGTCGCCGGGAGCGGTTTGGCCCGCAATGGTGGTATTAGCCTTGCTGATGGTAAGCGGTGACGTGAGGTGAATAGTGCCCGATACCCGGAACACTACCGTGCGGGCCGGAGCCGCTTTGCTAAGGGCATAGCGTAAGCTGCCGGGCTGCCCATCATCAAGAAGGTTGGTTACCTCAAACACGGTGGTGGGTACTGCGGCCGTGCCGCGGCCGCCCG from Hymenobacter taeanensis encodes:
- a CDS encoding dicarboxylate/amino acid:cation symporter, with the protein product MKKLASNLTFQVLTAIALGVLVGTLFPEFGASLKPIGDTFINLIKMLIAPIIFLTVVLGIGGMGDMKKVGRVGGKALLYFEIVTTLALVIGITAANLAKPGVGIDARTSVATQSAAQAAEAAKYTTQAASGEGMNWIEFVTHIVPHSVVGAFAEGEVLQVLLFAVLFGVAVGRIPSEYGQPLMKTFDRLSHAMFGVLALVMKLAPLGAFGGMAFTIGKYGLHTLLPLGKLMLVVYLTMFLFVFGVLNAIMRYYGLSLWRYLGFIKEEILLVLGTSSSESALPRMIDKLERYGCSRSVAGLVIPTGYSFNLDGTSIYLSIAVIFLAQAFNISLSLGQELSLIGILMLTSKGAAGVTGSGFIVLASTLAATRIIPVEGVALLLGVDRFMSEARAITNVIGNGVATLVIAKSENEFDEAKHQLALAGHDVPPELEPEPASLLPKVEKPVEERG
- a CDS encoding pectate lyase family protein encodes the protein MSAPFSLRRLGRASSWPVAAVSVAALLAATDAPVAGPIPAFPGAEGAGRFTTGGRGTAAVPTTVFEVTNLLDDGQPGSLRYALSKAAPARTVVFRVSGTIHLTSPLTISKANTTIAGQTAPGDGICLADYPVSVKANNVVVRFLRFRMGDKNQNQGQVDGAGGDDAFGGIRNNRLIIDHCSMSWSTDEALSVYEGDSTTLQWNLISEPLNYSYHFEKGDTDFEQHGFGGIWGGQHATMHHNLFASCKNRTPRFNGSRYTHPAGFENVDFRNNVLYNWGENNAYAGEGGNYNIVNNYYKYGPSTKENVRARVLNPYKLEKGPNPLPYGKFYLAGNYVDASAEVTRHNWRGVTMNGGTAADTAQAKAEKPFELGPVTTQTAQEAYALVLQQVGATMPRRDTLDQRIIRNVVTRTGRIIDVQGGYPHGTPYSVSQKAWPELKSAPAPTDTDHDGMPDAWEKSHGLNPKDATDRSKLAASGYPMLEEYLNSLAVPALAKGK